The following proteins come from a genomic window of Oscillatoria sp. FACHB-1407:
- a CDS encoding ABC transporter substrate-binding protein — protein sequence MAWFGFSRRWWRLVLQSVALFSVCVALIVGCGAPQSTTDTSSPAADAGGGRITIGTTQKVETLDPADAYTIFTGILLYNMGDRLYTYQPGTTELVPQLATEMPTVSEDGLTYTIPLREGVKLHDGTDFNAEVMKFSIDRFIQNGGDPAFLLADLVDSVEATSDYELTIRIKYPFAAFPAVLSFWGVTPVSPQAYEIGEGSFKPESFIGTGPYKFASLSPDSVRLDVNEDYWGEKPANDGIDIQIYASPANLYNTFRTGGLDVAYQTLDPDQIASLEREASSGGWEVIQAGTTVVNYMTLNQKLDPTKEANVRKAIAAMIDRNLINERVFQGQAEPLYSMFPTSFDIYKPVFKDAYGDGDFEKARTFLTEAGYSESNPLTFEVWYPSASTQRSIVANTLKESIENALPGLVTVAVNSAERATLSEGVDNGLYQTVLLNWYPDFYDPDNFIQPFVTCDQGSAQTLCEKGASQGNGSFYYSQEANDLVKQQRAEQDSQARNAIFDKLQTMVADDVTYIPLWQNKDYVFVKNGVEGVAIEPTQQFLLWQIRK from the coding sequence ATGGCATGGTTTGGCTTCTCTCGGCGGTGGTGGCGGCTCGTGCTGCAAAGTGTTGCTCTGTTTAGTGTCTGTGTGGCGTTGATTGTGGGATGCGGTGCGCCCCAGTCCACCACGGATACCAGTAGTCCCGCAGCCGATGCTGGGGGTGGGCGGATTACGATCGGCACGACGCAAAAGGTCGAAACCCTCGACCCGGCAGATGCTTACACCATCTTTACGGGCATCTTGCTCTACAACATGGGCGATCGCCTCTACACCTACCAACCGGGAACCACCGAACTCGTTCCTCAACTGGCAACCGAGATGCCGACCGTGAGTGAGGATGGGCTGACTTACACGATTCCCCTGCGAGAAGGGGTGAAGTTGCATGATGGTACAGACTTCAACGCGGAAGTGATGAAATTCTCCATCGATCGCTTCATTCAAAACGGGGGCGATCCTGCCTTCCTGTTAGCTGACCTGGTGGACTCCGTAGAAGCCACCAGCGACTATGAACTGACCATCCGCATCAAATATCCCTTTGCTGCCTTTCCTGCCGTCCTCTCCTTTTGGGGCGTAACACCCGTATCACCCCAGGCTTATGAGATTGGGGAAGGTAGCTTCAAACCCGAATCCTTCATTGGTACAGGTCCTTACAAGTTTGCCTCCCTCTCGCCTGACTCGGTTCGCCTGGATGTCAACGAAGACTATTGGGGCGAAAAACCCGCCAATGACGGCATCGACATTCAAATCTATGCCAGCCCTGCCAACCTCTACAACACCTTCCGTACAGGGGGATTGGACGTAGCTTATCAAACGCTTGACCCGGATCAGATTGCCAGTCTGGAACGGGAAGCCTCCTCTGGCGGATGGGAAGTGATTCAAGCGGGAACCACAGTGGTTAACTACATGACGCTGAATCAGAAGCTTGACCCGACCAAGGAAGCAAACGTGCGAAAGGCGATCGCCGCTATGATCGATCGCAACCTGATTAACGAGCGGGTCTTCCAGGGGCAAGCAGAGCCGCTCTACAGCATGTTCCCCACCAGCTTTGACATCTACAAACCTGTATTTAAGGATGCCTACGGTGATGGCGATTTTGAGAAGGCGAGAACCTTCCTGACGGAGGCGGGTTATTCCGAATCAAATCCGCTCACCTTTGAGGTTTGGTATCCGTCTGCCTCTACACAACGCAGCATCGTCGCCAACACGCTTAAGGAATCGATTGAAAACGCTCTTCCCGGTCTAGTGACCGTTGCGGTCAACAGTGCCGAGCGTGCCACCCTATCTGAAGGCGTGGACAACGGGCTATATCAAACCGTGCTACTCAACTGGTATCCCGACTTTTACGACCCTGACAACTTCATTCAGCCGTTTGTGACTTGCGACCAGGGTTCCGCCCAAACCCTCTGCGAAAAGGGAGCCAGTCAGGGCAACGGTTCCTTTTATTACAGTCAGGAGGCAAACGACCTGGTGAAGCAACAACGGGCAGAGCAAGACTCACAAGCCCGGAATGCGATCTTTGACAAGCTACAAACGATGGTGGCAGATGATGTCACCTACATTCCACTGTGGCAAAACAAAGATTATGTGTTTGTCAAGAACGGCGTTGAAGGCGTGGCGATCGAGCCGACACAGCAGTTTTTGTTGTGGCAGATCCGGAAGTAA
- a CDS encoding HNH endonuclease, which produces MPISDELKQAIRERARYVCEYCHSPERLSANRFTVDHVIPKSLGGSDELDNLALACRRCNERRYNFVASIDPDTQEIVPIFNPRKQRWEEHFVWLNQGVVIEGTTPIGRATCLRLDLNDTRYPENDSIRETRRFWIQTGLHPPADDPCQA; this is translated from the coding sequence ATGCCAATCAGTGATGAACTCAAGCAAGCGATTCGAGAGCGTGCCAGATATGTCTGCGAGTATTGTCATTCACCGGAGCGGCTAAGTGCCAATCGATTTACCGTTGATCATGTCATTCCAAAATCTTTGGGTGGTTCTGATGAACTTGATAATCTTGCACTTGCCTGTCGTCGTTGCAATGAAAGGCGATACAACTTTGTAGCTAGCATTGATCCAGATACTCAGGAGATTGTTCCTATTTTTAATCCTCGCAAACAGAGGTGGGAAGAGCATTTTGTTTGGCTAAATCAAGGTGTTGTCATAGAAGGAACTACGCCCATTGGTCGCGCAACTTGCCTGCGTCTCGATTTGAATGATACCCGTTATCCAGAGAACGATTCTATTCGAGAAACAAGACGGTTTTGGATACAAACCGGATTGCATCCTCCAGCAGATGATCCATGCCAAGCGTGA
- a CDS encoding restriction endonuclease, protein MFIPTVQALQILGGSGTTEEIYDKVVQLLDLPDKVLEIPHGSTSQSEVEYRLAWSRTYLKKYGLLQNSARGVWSLVSTSLNLNNLDAKEIVKAVRDTEKSKAVPSDPTTETVESIETLEELAWHQQLHKMLLTLEPSAFERLAQRLLRESGFIQVQVIGKSGDGGIDGVGIARINGFLSFHVLFQCKRYQGSVTAGQIRDFRGAMQGRTDKGLFITTGTFTRDAIKEATRDGAPPIDLIDGEQLVQRLKELGLGVKITVIESVEVDTDWFAKI, encoded by the coding sequence ATGTTCATACCCACAGTTCAGGCTCTGCAAATTCTGGGTGGGTCTGGGACAACTGAGGAGATCTACGACAAAGTCGTACAACTTCTTGATTTGCCGGATAAGGTGCTTGAAATTCCACACGGCAGTACCTCCCAAAGTGAAGTGGAATACCGTCTTGCCTGGAGTCGTACCTATTTGAAGAAATACGGGCTTTTGCAAAATTCAGCACGCGGCGTATGGTCATTAGTATCGACCTCGCTCAATCTTAACAACTTAGATGCAAAGGAAATTGTCAAAGCTGTTCGGGATACAGAGAAGAGCAAAGCTGTTCCTTCAGATCCAACGACTGAAACGGTTGAATCTATCGAAACCCTGGAAGAGTTAGCATGGCATCAACAGTTGCACAAAATGTTGTTAACACTTGAGCCATCTGCGTTTGAGCGTTTAGCACAACGTCTACTGCGTGAGTCGGGGTTTATCCAAGTTCAAGTTATAGGAAAGTCTGGTGACGGTGGAATTGATGGGGTTGGCATTGCTCGGATTAACGGCTTCTTAAGCTTTCATGTTCTTTTTCAATGTAAACGTTATCAAGGTTCAGTCACGGCGGGTCAAATTCGAGATTTTCGTGGAGCCATGCAAGGGCGCACTGACAAGGGATTATTTATCACGACTGGCACATTTACCAGAGATGCGATTAAAGAGGCAACACGAGATGGGGCACCACCGATTGATCTGATCGATGGTGAGCAATTAGTTCAACGCTTGAAAGAGTTGGGGCTTGGTGTCAAGATCACGGTAATTGAGTCAGTGGAAGTCGATACAGATTGGTTCGCCAAAATTTAA
- a CDS encoding caspase, EACC1-associated type: MAKIALLIGVSNYHSGLNPLPAAVRDVEAMRRVLQNSELGEFDRVKPLLNPEPQAMQYEIETLFSNCTKDDLVLLYFSGHGIKDDNGNLYFATPITQNNTRGDLIRSSAVAARFVHDVLYNSRARRQTIILDCCFSGAFDPQLRLKDDGSVDVSGQLGAEGRVVLTSSSSTQYSLELADSELSLYTRYLVEGIETGAGDVNEDGQISVQELHHYAFDRVRATAPNMTPKLICLKDLGFEIILSKARVANPRLRYRKMVTKYATGDTIRPAGRAVLNTLRQQLGLTPAETDDIEAEVFRPYRERIANLQKYQEALLAEAKHEYPLGEEARDALQTLQQLLGLRDADITPIEQDIAAQFTQSATSIAVPTPSVIPQPPKPEPATQTPTESLTAEEFFNRGLEKSRVGNKQGAIANYTDAIRLKPDYAKAYAGRGVAKRALGDYQGAIEDYNEAIRLKPDYADDYNNRGAAKLALGDNQGALADYREAAKLYQQQGNTERYRYALNRIEELEKQDKGFWGKLFS, translated from the coding sequence ATGGCAAAGATCGCATTACTCATCGGCGTTAGTAACTATCACTCAGGCTTAAACCCCTTACCTGCGGCAGTTAGGGATGTGGAAGCCATGCGGCGTGTCTTGCAAAACTCAGAACTGGGTGAATTTGATAGGGTGAAACCCTTGCTCAATCCTGAGCCACAAGCCATGCAATATGAGATTGAGACTCTATTCTCAAATTGCACTAAAGATGATCTGGTGCTGCTTTATTTTTCTGGACATGGCATCAAAGACGACAACGGCAATCTCTACTTTGCAACTCCAATCACTCAAAACAATACCAGGGGTGATTTGATTCGTTCCTCGGCGGTGGCTGCTCGCTTTGTCCATGACGTTTTATATAACAGTCGTGCCCGACGCCAGACCATCATTCTCGATTGCTGCTTCAGTGGGGCATTTGATCCGCAACTGCGATTAAAAGATGATGGCTCAGTGGATGTATCAGGTCAATTAGGAGCCGAAGGACGGGTGGTGTTGACCTCCTCTAGCTCAACCCAATATTCCTTAGAACTAGCTGACTCTGAACTGTCGCTCTATACCCGCTATCTGGTGGAAGGGATCGAAACTGGAGCAGGCGATGTCAACGAAGACGGACAAATCTCGGTGCAAGAACTGCACCACTATGCCTTTGATCGGGTGCGGGCAACTGCCCCTAACATGACTCCCAAATTAATCTGCCTCAAGGATTTGGGCTTTGAAATCATTTTGTCAAAGGCAAGGGTGGCTAATCCCCGATTGCGCTATCGCAAGATGGTGACGAAATATGCCACCGGAGACACAATCCGTCCGGCAGGTCGAGCCGTGCTGAATACTCTGCGACAGCAGTTGGGCTTGACCCCGGCTGAAACCGACGATATTGAAGCCGAAGTCTTTCGCCCCTATCGAGAACGCATTGCTAACTTGCAAAAGTATCAAGAAGCTCTGTTAGCTGAAGCCAAACATGAATATCCCCTCGGAGAGGAAGCGCGAGACGCTCTACAAACCCTGCAACAGTTGTTGGGCTTGCGTGATGCTGATATTACTCCGATTGAGCAAGACATTGCAGCCCAATTTACCCAATCAGCAACGTCGATCGCAGTACCCACACCATCAGTCATCCCTCAGCCCCCCAAACCTGAACCTGCTACTCAAACCCCGACCGAATCTCTCACTGCCGAGGAGTTCTTTAATCGCGGATTAGAGAAATCTAGAGTAGGCAACAAACAAGGAGCGATCGCCAACTACACCGACGCCATTCGCTTAAAGCCAGACTATGCCAAGGCTTATGCTGGTCGTGGAGTTGCCAAACGGGCTTTGGGCGACTATCAAGGGGCTATCGAAGACTACAACGAAGCCATTCGCTTAAAACCGGACTATGCTGATGATTACAACAATCGCGGGGCTGCCAAATTGGCTTTGGGTGACAATCAAGGGGCACTTGCTGATTATCGAGAAGCCGCAAAATTGTATCAACAACAGGGCAATACAGAGAGGTATCGCTATGCCCTTAACCGGATTGAGGAACTTGAGAAGCAAGACAAAGGCTTCTGGGGCAAGCTGTTTTCGTGA
- a CDS encoding aromatic ring-hydroxylating oxygenase subunit alpha, whose translation MFEMFPNFWTPVLPVAEIGAVPIAVELAGESLVLFRSSSGQFAAFLDRCPHRGAPLSQGQVTADGCIECPYHGWQFASNRACVQVPFNSLNPDHLSKLSIVSFPVRVIAGILWIFTGTENVPELKLPSSLLEPDERYVIHHAIWNAHWTHAIDISLDYLHLPFVHRNSFGGELNDAAHKNAIAQISITPTADGMTVTNRLNTLSSGTKIDWHQPNHIVLNLDGMPLLPHFFAIPINTQKMRFMQVLLPNPGIDRSNFDFDEFFAASDDDRAMVESQIGEVPNVNEGYNVPTDEPSLRFRRW comes from the coding sequence ATGTTTGAGATGTTTCCTAACTTTTGGACTCCTGTGTTGCCTGTCGCTGAAATTGGAGCAGTTCCCATTGCAGTTGAATTAGCGGGCGAATCACTCGTTCTATTTCGGAGTTCGTCTGGTCAGTTTGCAGCGTTTCTAGATCGCTGTCCTCATCGCGGTGCGCCGCTTTCACAGGGACAAGTGACAGCCGACGGTTGTATTGAATGTCCCTATCATGGCTGGCAGTTCGCCTCAAATAGGGCTTGTGTTCAGGTTCCCTTCAACTCACTCAACCCAGATCACCTTTCCAAACTGTCGATCGTGAGCTTTCCAGTTAGAGTGATTGCAGGGATACTCTGGATTTTTACAGGAACTGAAAATGTGCCGGAACTGAAGTTGCCGTCGAGTTTATTAGAGCCGGATGAACGCTATGTAATTCACCATGCGATTTGGAATGCTCATTGGACACACGCGATCGACATTTCGCTGGATTATCTGCATCTTCCTTTTGTTCATCGGAACTCATTTGGTGGCGAGCTAAATGACGCAGCACACAAAAATGCGATCGCCCAAATCAGCATTACTCCAACGGCAGATGGGATGACGGTTACGAATCGGCTCAATACTTTATCTTCTGGAACGAAAATTGACTGGCATCAGCCGAATCATATCGTCCTAAATTTAGACGGAATGCCTCTTCTTCCCCATTTCTTTGCCATTCCGATTAATACTCAAAAAATGCGATTTATGCAGGTTCTTCTACCCAACCCTGGGATCGATCGGAGTAACTTTGATTTTGACGAGTTTTTTGCAGCATCTGACGACGATCGGGCTATGGTTGAATCACAAATCGGTGAAGTTCCTAACGTCAATGAAGGATATAACGTGCCTACTGATGAACCCTCACTGAGATTTCGTCGTTGGTAG
- a CDS encoding REP-associated tyrosine transposase, translated as MIDAMAKQKTFPQTGQFYHIYNRGNNRQSIFFERENYLHFLRLIRQNLINNNVDVAAYCLMPNHYHLLVYLQTDALSEAMKSLSLSYTKAINKRFNRVGALFQGRFQKILITNTEHLITLTRYIHLNPVKADLVKQPEEWEFSSYLEYAGLRNGSLPKLEWVKEQIDGDRAYQMFLEDHHLPNTPVLKGLMLDD; from the coding sequence ATGATCGATGCAATGGCTAAACAGAAAACCTTTCCCCAGACAGGACAGTTCTATCACATCTACAATCGGGGCAACAATCGTCAAAGCATCTTCTTTGAACGCGAAAACTATCTGCATTTTCTGCGCTTAATTCGTCAGAATCTAATCAATAACAATGTGGATGTAGCGGCATATTGTCTCATGCCCAATCACTATCACCTGTTGGTCTATCTACAAACAGACGCATTATCAGAGGCAATGAAGTCTTTGTCGTTATCCTACACAAAGGCAATCAACAAACGGTTTAATCGAGTCGGTGCTCTATTTCAAGGTCGATTTCAGAAGATTCTGATCACAAATACTGAGCACCTGATTACTCTGACCCGTTATATTCACCTGAATCCAGTCAAAGCTGATCTTGTAAAGCAACCAGAAGAGTGGGAGTTTTCCAGTTACCTGGAATATGCAGGATTACGAAATGGCAGTTTGCCAAAGCTGGAATGGGTTAAGGAGCAGATTGATGGCGATCGCGCTTATCAGATGTTTTTGGAAGATCACCATTTGCCTAACACTCCAGTGTTGAAGGGGTTGATGTTAGACGACTAG
- a CDS encoding protein kinase domain-containing protein, with protein MSSDAPSVDIRGQRTLAAIVFTDGVNFSARMSTAEEHTLDLMNRDISIMRRLCVQFSGQVLKSTGDGLMMYFSSAVQAVSCALEIQKTIADSGSRLSPSDVLMHRIGIHLGDVFFRQEDAMGNGVNIAARLQTCASPGGICISQTVFDVVSSQLSLNAEYLGELELKNIQHPIPAYNITPTEVRASVSSTEQVREISSDTLIVNRYRVQHTLGEGGFGRTYLVADTQRFDELCVLKEFVPRWTAGYTAHNARELFQKEAGILYQINHPQIPKFLAWFEEKGRLFLVQEYVNGKTYAEILRERQQAGQVFSPAEIIQWLKDLLPVLTYIHDQGIIHRDISPDNIMSPAVRMQPMLIDFGLVKQTMTKLQAISSGRTNRESQGSFAGKVGYAPREQLSMGQCFPCSDLYALGVTALVLLTGQEPGNLMDPQTLEWKWQDYVEVGDRLAAILYRMLSDKPKDRYQSAQAVLVDLNALDQASPPPQRTSPSKASTPAVTPLTATAQPSTAPTAQSSSPAGGATITPEFRASCEYELARCIGPMARLVVNNVLAQEPHLSKTQLITKLASKIPSPQMAEEFRQKMSS; from the coding sequence ATGAGTTCTGATGCTCCTTCGGTTGACATTCGTGGTCAGCGCACGTTAGCCGCCATTGTCTTTACAGACGGCGTTAACTTTAGTGCCCGCATGTCTACTGCCGAAGAACACACACTCGATTTAATGAACCGCGACATTAGCATCATGCGCCGATTGTGTGTTCAGTTTTCGGGGCAGGTGCTCAAGTCTACTGGAGATGGACTCATGATGTATTTCTCCAGTGCGGTGCAGGCGGTTTCCTGTGCTTTAGAAATTCAAAAAACGATTGCCGATTCTGGGAGCCGTCTGTCTCCGTCAGATGTTCTGATGCATCGGATCGGCATCCATTTAGGAGATGTTTTCTTTCGGCAAGAAGATGCAATGGGCAACGGGGTTAACATTGCGGCTCGTTTGCAAACCTGCGCTAGCCCCGGTGGGATCTGCATTTCGCAAACAGTATTTGATGTGGTGAGCAGTCAACTCTCCCTTAACGCTGAGTACTTAGGCGAGTTAGAACTGAAGAACATTCAGCATCCCATTCCGGCATATAACATTACACCGACTGAGGTCAGAGCGTCCGTAAGCTCTACAGAACAAGTTCGAGAAATATCCTCTGATACCCTAATCGTCAATCGGTATCGGGTTCAACACACCCTGGGAGAAGGAGGATTTGGGCGCACCTATTTGGTAGCGGATACGCAACGGTTTGATGAATTATGCGTACTCAAGGAATTTGTCCCTCGTTGGACGGCTGGTTATACGGCTCACAATGCACGGGAGTTGTTTCAAAAGGAAGCCGGTATCCTCTATCAAATCAATCACCCTCAAATTCCTAAGTTTTTAGCGTGGTTTGAGGAGAAAGGACGCTTGTTCCTGGTGCAGGAATACGTCAACGGCAAAACCTATGCCGAGATCCTGCGAGAACGACAACAGGCAGGGCAGGTGTTTTCACCCGCTGAGATTATTCAGTGGCTCAAGGATTTGTTACCCGTTCTGACCTACATTCATGATCAGGGCATCATTCACCGCGATATTTCCCCTGATAACATCATGTCGCCCGCCGTACGGATGCAGCCCATGTTGATTGACTTTGGGCTGGTAAAACAGACGATGACTAAGTTGCAAGCCATTAGCTCAGGGCGTACAAATCGAGAAAGCCAGGGATCCTTTGCAGGGAAGGTGGGCTATGCCCCTCGTGAGCAGTTGAGTATGGGGCAGTGTTTTCCATGCAGCGATCTGTATGCGTTGGGGGTAACGGCTCTGGTGCTGTTGACAGGTCAGGAACCGGGTAATTTAATGGACCCGCAAACGCTGGAATGGAAGTGGCAAGACTACGTGGAAGTGGGCGATCGCCTCGCAGCTATCCTGTATCGTATGTTGTCGGACAAACCCAAAGACCGTTATCAGTCAGCCCAGGCAGTTTTAGTGGATTTGAATGCGCTTGATCAGGCAAGCCCCCCACCTCAAAGGACTTCACCCTCCAAGGCTTCAACCCCTGCGGTCACCCCTCTAACAGCAACGGCTCAACCATCAACCGCACCTACGGCGCAAAGCAGTTCTCCTGCTGGGGGTGCCACGATCACGCCGGAATTTCGGGCTTCGTGTGAGTATGAGTTAGCCCGATGTATTGGTCCCATGGCACGGCTCGTGGTGAATAACGTCCTGGCGCAGGAACCTCATTTGTCAAAAACTCAACTCATTACGAAGCTGGCTAGCAAGATTCCCTCCCCTCAAATGGCAGAGGAATTTCGGCAGAAAATGTCGAGTTAA
- a CDS encoding helix-turn-helix transcriptional regulator: MRKADRLFQLVNLIRSHQPITAEQLAERVGVSVRTIYRYVDDLSVSGIPIYGEPGVGYALDEDFELPPLTLTHDEIAALMLGVEMLSRSTGTDLEAAAKTLLSKIGAVLPPRSFDPTRASIRALGNLLNDQSLRYWNDLYRAIQQQQAVRIEYLNLNEQLSQRVIFPLGLFCWGSKWTVGTWCTFRKTYRDFRIDRIQDLDFASDFEFPGQEINLDTYTEFQLERMKLSGFQPLT, translated from the coding sequence ATGAGGAAAGCTGATCGTCTTTTTCAACTGGTGAATCTCATTAGATCCCACCAACCTATCACAGCAGAACAACTCGCTGAACGAGTTGGTGTTTCTGTGCGTACAATTTACCGATATGTCGATGACCTCTCGGTGAGTGGTATTCCAATCTACGGTGAACCCGGTGTTGGTTATGCTCTGGATGAAGATTTTGAGTTACCGCCGCTCACGTTAACTCATGACGAGATTGCCGCTCTGATGTTGGGTGTTGAAATGCTGTCGCGATCGACTGGGACTGATTTGGAGGCAGCAGCAAAAACGCTTCTCAGCAAAATTGGAGCCGTATTGCCACCACGCAGCTTTGATCCAACTCGCGCATCTATTCGAGCATTAGGTAATCTTTTGAACGACCAAAGTTTGAGATATTGGAACGATCTTTATCGAGCCATTCAACAGCAACAAGCCGTCAGAATCGAGTACTTGAACCTGAATGAGCAATTGTCTCAGAGAGTCATCTTCCCGCTGGGACTATTCTGCTGGGGCAGTAAATGGACGGTTGGAACATGGTGTACGTTCAGAAAAACCTACAGAGATTTCCGCATTGATCGCATTCAAGATCTTGATTTCGCTTCAGATTTTGAATTTCCAGGTCAAGAAATTAATCTTGATACATATACAGAATTTCAACTGGAGAGAATGAAATTATCTGGATTTCAGCCACTGACATAA
- a CDS encoding phosphate/phosphite/phosphonate ABC transporter substrate-binding protein — protein MNSVHGLRNTWFQPKVISRIAPYLTVGLVGSLMLMAGCAREPETPIGKLTVGIVSYGEGTASLEQYDRFKQYLGEQTGAVVELEPVYNEIQALEQIQRQSWSIVFAPPGLAAIAIDQQQYLPVFPLESQGTETSVLVVRADSGIQELKDLQNRVLALGEEGSAAGYYLPLYDLYGLTLAEIRFAPTPKTALEWLDEGAIDAAALSQAQLEEYEFEVDVELQVIHQSRAIPPGAVLLGPRIERNQEQVIRQALSQATSDIAGDAGYIPTSDAPDYSRLIEFIQKVEPIEANVREMPAVLAVDNP, from the coding sequence ATGAATAGTGTCCACGGTTTAAGAAACACTTGGTTTCAGCCGAAAGTCATCTCCCGAATTGCTCCGTATCTGACGGTTGGACTCGTCGGGAGCCTGATGCTAATGGCGGGTTGTGCTCGTGAGCCGGAAACTCCCATCGGCAAACTCACAGTAGGTATCGTCAGCTATGGCGAGGGTACTGCCTCACTGGAGCAGTACGATCGCTTCAAACAATACCTGGGTGAACAAACCGGAGCCGTGGTTGAGTTGGAGCCTGTTTATAACGAAATCCAAGCGTTGGAACAGATTCAACGGCAGTCGTGGTCGATTGTGTTTGCCCCTCCTGGGTTAGCTGCGATCGCCATTGATCAGCAACAATACCTCCCCGTCTTTCCCCTCGAAAGTCAGGGCACAGAAACCTCGGTACTCGTGGTACGGGCAGACAGTGGCATTCAGGAATTGAAGGATTTGCAAAACCGAGTCCTGGCATTGGGAGAAGAGGGTTCTGCCGCTGGATATTATCTACCGCTCTATGACTTGTACGGCTTGACTCTGGCAGAGATCCGCTTTGCCCCCACTCCCAAAACTGCCCTGGAATGGTTAGACGAAGGGGCGATCGATGCAGCAGCTTTGTCCCAGGCTCAATTAGAGGAATACGAGTTTGAGGTCGATGTGGAGCTACAGGTGATTCACCAGAGCCGAGCCATTCCGCCAGGAGCCGTGTTGTTAGGTCCAAGAATTGAGCGCAATCAGGAACAGGTGATTCGTCAGGCATTGAGTCAGGCAACCTCAGACATAGCTGGGGACGCAGGGTATATTCCAACCAGCGATGCACCAGATTACTCTCGGCTGATCGAATTCATTCAGAAGGTTGAACCCATCGAGGCAAACGTTCGCGAAATGCCAGCGGTTTTAGCTGTAGACAATCCATAG
- a CDS encoding DUF6985 domain-containing protein, whose translation MDNIEAPIFPEYVDDEYHHVSTITLPAFAGMQTTNAPYGAVSSPEPSIGETHAISNKSLDPKIFRAAVSWVIENAAEIRKLLFPALVEQYWEMRDLVIECLMDENPDDVVPEIEEPEELAKLCRLVAVHIGGQTTDGLPRFGIELGCNWEEEHGAGVRFVGLRVVKAGDASDAFTFPKYEA comes from the coding sequence ATGGACAACATTGAAGCTCCCATCTTTCCAGAATATGTTGACGACGAGTACCACCACGTTTCGACGATTACTCTACCGGCTTTCGCCGGGATGCAAACAACCAACGCCCCCTACGGTGCTGTTTCAAGTCCAGAGCCATCAATCGGTGAAACACATGCAATATCGAACAAGTCACTCGATCCGAAGATCTTTCGTGCTGCCGTAAGTTGGGTCATCGAAAATGCTGCGGAGATTCGTAAACTTCTGTTTCCTGCACTAGTGGAACAATACTGGGAAATGCGAGATCTTGTGATCGAATGCTTAATGGATGAGAATCCGGATGATGTTGTTCCTGAGATCGAAGAGCCCGAAGAACTTGCGAAGCTTTGTAGGTTAGTCGCGGTTCATATTGGCGGACAGACGACCGACGGGCTACCTCGTTTTGGAATCGAGCTTGGTTGCAACTGGGAAGAGGAACACGGAGCAGGAGTGAGATTCGTTGGACTCCGCGTGGTAAAGGCGGGTGACGCTTCCGATGCGTTTACATTTCCGAAGTATGAGGCATAA
- a CDS encoding tetratricopeptide repeat protein: MLRWLFPPLLTLLLVATPACSTTPNVDDLYQQGNAAQAAGNYNEAERIFRSILERDPNAVPAYIYLANALQAQGRRVEAADQILLALQLDPNAVDTYVPPDSPLRANPEAEQAELIASLRRAVEVYPDQAASYMRLAMALADQGELPEAIANFRRAIELSPEQPFLYVRLGQALVEQGNLTEAIAAYQQAIELDPDYIEAQNRLTEAQRLLELRQ, translated from the coding sequence ATGCTGCGTTGGTTATTTCCTCCCCTACTGACCCTGCTTCTTGTAGCGACTCCTGCCTGCTCTACAACCCCAAATGTTGATGACCTATATCAACAGGGCAACGCGGCTCAAGCCGCAGGCAACTACAATGAAGCCGAACGCATTTTTCGTAGCATTCTTGAACGTGACCCAAATGCTGTGCCTGCATACATTTATCTAGCCAACGCACTCCAAGCTCAAGGTAGACGGGTGGAGGCAGCAGATCAGATTTTGCTCGCTCTGCAACTCGACCCAAACGCTGTTGATACCTATGTGCCTCCTGACTCTCCGCTGCGGGCAAACCCCGAAGCGGAGCAGGCAGAGTTAATCGCTAGCCTCCGTCGTGCTGTTGAGGTTTACCCCGATCAGGCAGCATCTTATATGAGGTTAGCTATGGCACTCGCGGATCAAGGTGAGCTACCAGAGGCGATCGCCAATTTTCGTCGTGCCATCGAACTCTCTCCAGAACAGCCATTTCTCTATGTTCGGTTAGGACAGGCATTGGTTGAGCAGGGAAATCTGACCGAGGCGATCGCCGCTTATCAACAGGCAATCGAACTTGATCCCGACTACATTGAGGCTCAGAACCGCTTGACGGAGGCTCAGCGGCTTTTGGAGTTGCGTCAGTAG